The window GAAATAAAACGCAGGTATCAATCAAACTACACGACCGTTGACTGCTGCCAGGTAGCTGGCGAACGTTGCTGATAAGCCGACAGTTCGTTTGGTTGAAGGGTATGATTACCTGCATCATTCTCTACATATAAGCTAGACGACACCCTAGTAGTTGGAATCAGAAGAGTTACTGATTACACAATCACTTCATCAGCGCTTCTCAGAAGCATCACAGAAACTGCCGATAGCCAGTTGGCCAGCCGCCGCACGCTGGCTGCTTTCAACTCTTACACTGGACAATGAACGTCATCCTGACTTTTCCAGAGCCCTATGGAAATTCATCGCTTACCTGCTCTCTGGGACAACTACATTTTTCTCCTGCACGATGCTGCAACCCAGACAGCAGCTGTGGTTGACCCAGCAGAATGCGACCCCGTCCTCAAACAGCTGAAGGCATTGGGGGCCTCGCTAACGGCTATTTTCAACACCCACCACCACGGCGATCACGTGGGTGCTAACCAGCAACTTTTGCATCAGTTTCCCAACGCGGTGGTTTATGGCGGAACCGAGGATCGCGGGCGCATTCCTGGTCAGCAGGTTTATCTTTCAGAGGGGGATAACGTCTCGTTTTCAGGACGAACAGGGCATGTCTTTTTTGTGCCAGGCCATACTCGAGCGCACATTGCCTACTATTTTCCGCCGATCGCAGAGGGTGAGTGGGGCGAACTTTTTTGTGGAGACACGCTATTTGCAGGGGGGTGTGGCCGCCTGTTTGAGGGGACGCCTCAGCAGATGGTCACTTCGCTGACAAAGCTGCGATCGCTGCCTGACACCACTCGCATTTGGTGTGCCCATGAATACACCCTTAAAAATCTGCAGTTTGCCATCACCGTAGACGCGCAAAATTCAGTTTTGAAAACCCGCTTAGCCGCTGTCCAATCAGCGCGGCAGCAGCATGAAGCAACTGTGCCATCTGAACTGGGGATAGAAAAACAGACAAATCCGTTTCTACGCTGGGATCAGTCAGCCTTGCAAGCAACCGCCAAGAGTCTTGACCCTGTGCAAACGTTTGCCCGCATTCGGGGAATGAAGGATCGGTTTTAAGAGGGCAACAGCCCTGCCAGTTTAGCACCACGGCTTTCGAGGAGACGCTGTAACCGTTTGAGACCGCGGGGGTAAACGCCTCATCGCTAGCTGGCGCAGCGGCAGGGGGTGCAGGGGCGATGGTCCAGCGATAACCATCCACCACGGTACCCTCCGTCTGCTCCTCAGTGGCAAAGCGATTCACCGCTTCTGTTAACTGAGTTGCCACTCCGCCACGGGAATCGTAGAGTTGCTGCTGCAGCGCATCGGCATAGGCAGACTGACTCCATAGTGGCTTCTGAATCTATAGCCCTATTCAGTTCAATCCAGTACATTTTGGTGAAGGCGGGGTCTAGGGTTTGGGGTCTAGGGTGTACTTGATCCAAATGCATACCGCTATATAAAATCCCAGTCGGATACGGTCGGATTCAGCTGGATGAAGTAGGAATTTACACGTAGAAAATTTCAGTATCTACAGCACCCCGAGCCCTTGTTCCGCAAAGAATAACGGTCTATTCTCCCTTGACGTTTAATACCAGTTCTCGTTTCTAAAGCGACAGATCAGCCCCCTCCCAGCCTCCCCTTGGCAAGGGGAGATGCCGCAGGCGGTGGGGTGGCGATGTGTAGCGCTGATTTGGAGAATTGGGATAACCCCGCATTGAGGTTCTGAATTTTGTGGAATTGATAAAGCGGCTCAAAGTGTTTTCCTAGGACAAACCATGAAGTGCCATCCTGAGAAAGTCTATGCTGTTCACAGTTTGTAGATTTCGCTATGGTCGATTACCCGCTGCCTCCGCCACCTGTCCTGCGTCGGTGTGTCACGCAACTAGGACTACCAGACACGGCTCCCATTAATTGGGAACTGCTTGATCAAGCGCTGATTCATTCTTCAGCATCTGCTCAGCGGAACAATGAACGGCTAGAGTTTTTAGGAGATGCCGTGCTGCGTTTGGCAGCAGCTGAGTTTTTGATGGAGCAGTATCCGGGCGCGTTGGTGGGAGAACTCTCGGCGCTGCGATCGCACCTTGTCAGCGACCAAACTCTCACCCGCATTGCTGAAAAATTAGGCATTGAGCCCTTTCTCAAGCTTTCTCCTGCCGCGGCAGGGGATGCGGCGGCTCGTCCCACACGGCTAGCGGATGCTGTGGAAGCAATTCTGGCCGTGCTGTACTTAAGCACGGGAGATCTACAATTGGTGAGACCGTGGTTAGATCCTTACCTCATCACCCTGGCAGCTCAGCTCAGCCAAAACCCTGAACAGCATAATCCTAAGACGGCCCTGCAAGAGTTGATTCAGAAACACTACAAAACCTTGCCTGAATACCGCACAACGGAGGTCAGCATGACCCACGGCGATCCAGAACGGTTTCGAGCTGAGGTGTGGTTTCGCGATCGCTGTTTAGGCACTGGGGTTGGGGCTTCTCGAAAATTAGCAGAGCAGGCCGCAGCCTTGGCTGGATACAAAGACATGCAAGCGATCGTGTTGGCCAAAGCATCCGGCACCCACTAAGCGCGCTCAGATAATGGATAAAGCCGTCAGAAACGGAGCGTGTTGGCTAAAGCTGAACACGCTTCAAGATGCTGTTGCCAGGAATTTGGGTAGGCTCTGGAAAACATGACTATGTACCCTTCGGCCTGTGTACTAGGCGAATGGTATCGGATAGAAAACAGAGCTGATTAGGCAACATCTTTGGCCGCAGGAGCACCTATGAAGGACGATCGCATTCAACTCGCATTGTTTGGCGTTGGCCGATGGGGTAGTCATCTACTTCGCAATTTTCTGGCGTTGCCAACGGTGGATGTTGTGGCCGTAGTCGAAGCAACTGCTGAGAAGCTGCCTCAGGTACAAAACTGGTTTGAGCTTGCTGCGGATATTGACCTCACCGATGATGCTGAGGCGATTCTGGCTCGACCCGATGTGGATGCAGTTGCGATCGCCACGCCTGCAGCGACTCACTATGATCTGATCAAAACCGCCCTCAAAAACGGCAAACACGTCCTGGCAGAAAAACCCCTCACATTAGAGGTGGCAACCTCTGAAGAGCTCTGCACTCTGGCTGCCCAGCAGCAACGGCAACTGGTCATAGACCACACATATCTCTTTCATCCTGTCGTCGAGAAAGGGCAGGCTGTTCTTGCACAACAACCCCTCGGCCATCTTCGTTACGGCTATGCCACCCGCACAAACCTCGGCCCGGTGAGGCCCGATGTGGATGCATTGTGGGATTTGTCCATTCACGACATCGCGATTTTTAATTACTGGCTGGATGAAAGGCCGATCGCCGTCTCTGCCCAAGGGCAGGTTTGGTTACAGTCGGAGGCTTCCCCTGCGAGCCATTTTCCTAATGGCCTCTCGGATGTGGTGTGGCTGCGGTTGTTTTATCCCAGCGGGTTTCAGGCAACGGTACATGTGAGCTGGGGCAACCCAGATAAGCAGCGCAGGTTATGTGTGGTGGGCGATCGCGGCACATTAATTTTTGACGAAATGCAGTCCCAAGCACCTTTGGTTATGCAGCGGGGGCATTTCGAACCCCAAGGGCTCTATTTTATGCCCGCTGGACTCGCCCGTGAGGAAATCACTGTGCCACCTGCAGAACCTCTGAAGCAGGTCTGTGAGCACTTTCTCCAGTGTGTGGCGGAAAATCGTCCTTCTGCACTGTCAAACGGGCAGGTGGCGACTGACTTGGTCAAAATTCTAGTAGCGCTTTCTGAGTCTCTGAACAGGGGTGGGGAGCAAGTCAGAATTACTGATTGAGTGGATGCTGCTACGTTACAGTTAATCGCTCAGTGTGATTAATAAACCCTGACCAAAAACTTTAGGATGTCGCTTGTTATAAAACAGGCTGAAATCTCGACGGTAGGGATCATCAGATTTTTAGTTAAAGGCTAAGGCGCTTTAACTAAGGGACTTTTTTGACTAGCGAGATCGGGGCGAGGGGGTTTGGTGATGCCATGGTGCATGCTGATAACGGCCTAGATCGATGCTTATCTGTCAAAAGCGACGGATAAGTACCCTACTCTCCATACTTAATAGTCAAAAATGACAGATAACATCCCACTTTTTCAGAGTTATCCGTCAAATATTGAATATAAGTTCTATGAATAGGGGTTTTATCACACAAAATTAGTGAATAAGATTTGGAGGTGTGGATCTTATCTGCCGGATCTGATGCTGAATATATAGTTAGCACCCAATGCCCCAATTCTCCTCCCGCGTATGATGCGTTTTTTCAAGACGATACTCAGTTGTGAAATAATGACGGTGCCGTCGTGCCTTCTTTGGCATCTATGTAAGTAGGTTATCCAAAGTATGCTTTAGATCTCGAGGCCCATTCATTCCCCCAATTCTGAAGGAGGCTCTACTCAAAGCTCCCAGAATTAGGGATTTGGGGCTGATACAAGGAAGCTAAATTTCTGGTTTTTTATCTTAATAAAAGATTGGGCTTACCTACTTATTGAATGTAACATATTGTTTCGCCCTTTGAGAAATATCAAAAATGAAATATGAAGAGATCTTCGAAGATATCTCAGTTTCTCAGTTAGAACCATACGTAAACTTCTTTTCGCTGAAGCGTTTATCCAATCCAACACTCGAGATGACATGGGGAACCGCAATCCTTCTTGTAGGCATTGTTTTAGGAATATTTGATTTAGATTTTTTAAACAGGTACAATATCTGGATTTTTTTGATTATTTTTTTGCTAGGGCCGCTACTCATTATCAATGCTATTCTGCATTGGACAAAGCCTAGCAAATTGGGCATATTATTTGGCGGCATATTGGCACTTATCCTTGGAGTTTTTGCCAGTATGGTTGCATTGTTAGTTGTGGGAATATTCTGGCAAAGATTGAAGCTGATTTTTTGGATATTTGCACTTCCTTGCTGGCTCTTATATCTGTGCTGGCTTCCAATTATCTACGGTATCACTCTCTTGATGAAATTTGGTTTCTATCAGAGTAGAGTTATAAAGCAAGCATCTCCTGAACTGGAAACAAAGATAACTGGCTTTACTCAAGAAATTGTACAAAACCTCGAAGAGAGTTTTCATATAAAACTTGTATTTTCTCCTCAAAAGGAGTCTCCGATTTTAGAAGACTGGCTTGTTAGTTTGAGTGATGAAAATGGCTACATTGCAGTTGCCAAAAAAGATGCAACTGAATTAATTCTTGCAACTAGAGAGAATGTTGGAATTAGCGAAATAGATCGATCAATGCGTAAAGCAGCAAAGGAACCTGATGAGATTGATAAGTTAATAAGAGTCCGAAATCTCAAGATCCATACTCTTTTGAAGACGGAACTATTTGAAAAGCTAGAGTTTTGGTTGGCACAAGGATAACAAAGGTAATTTAATTTGTTTGCGAAGGGTTGGAAGTGCTAA is drawn from Leptolyngbya sp. SIO1E4 and contains these coding sequences:
- the gloB gene encoding hydroxyacylglutathione hydrolase, translated to MEIHRLPALWDNYIFLLHDAATQTAAVVDPAECDPVLKQLKALGASLTAIFNTHHHGDHVGANQQLLHQFPNAVVYGGTEDRGRIPGQQVYLSEGDNVSFSGRTGHVFFVPGHTRAHIAYYFPPIAEGEWGELFCGDTLFAGGCGRLFEGTPQQMVTSLTKLRSLPDTTRIWCAHEYTLKNLQFAITVDAQNSVLKTRLAAVQSARQQHEATVPSELGIEKQTNPFLRWDQSALQATAKSLDPVQTFARIRGMKDRF
- the rnc gene encoding ribonuclease III, which encodes MVDYPLPPPPVLRRCVTQLGLPDTAPINWELLDQALIHSSASAQRNNERLEFLGDAVLRLAAAEFLMEQYPGALVGELSALRSHLVSDQTLTRIAEKLGIEPFLKLSPAAAGDAAARPTRLADAVEAILAVLYLSTGDLQLVRPWLDPYLITLAAQLSQNPEQHNPKTALQELIQKHYKTLPEYRTTEVSMTHGDPERFRAEVWFRDRCLGTGVGASRKLAEQAAALAGYKDMQAIVLAKASGTH
- a CDS encoding Gfo/Idh/MocA family oxidoreductase; amino-acid sequence: MKDDRIQLALFGVGRWGSHLLRNFLALPTVDVVAVVEATAEKLPQVQNWFELAADIDLTDDAEAILARPDVDAVAIATPAATHYDLIKTALKNGKHVLAEKPLTLEVATSEELCTLAAQQQRQLVIDHTYLFHPVVEKGQAVLAQQPLGHLRYGYATRTNLGPVRPDVDALWDLSIHDIAIFNYWLDERPIAVSAQGQVWLQSEASPASHFPNGLSDVVWLRLFYPSGFQATVHVSWGNPDKQRRLCVVGDRGTLIFDEMQSQAPLVMQRGHFEPQGLYFMPAGLAREEITVPPAEPLKQVCEHFLQCVAENRPSALSNGQVATDLVKILVALSESLNRGGEQVRITD